One Alnus glutinosa chromosome 3, dhAlnGlut1.1, whole genome shotgun sequence genomic region harbors:
- the LOC133862742 gene encoding U1 small nuclear ribonucleoprotein 70 kDa: MGDYNEALMRNQQNAAVQARTKVQNRASVQQLKLIGQSHPTGLTSNLLKLFEPRPPLEFKPPPEKRKCPSLTGMAQFVSRFAEPGDPEYAPPVQEAETPVQRRARVHTLRLEKGAAKAAEELQKYNPNEDPNISGDPYKTLFVARLSYETTESRLKRELESYGPIKRVRLITDKETNKPRGYAFIEYVHTRDMKAAYKQADGRKIDGRRVLVDVERGRTVPNWRPRRLGGGLGTTRVGGEDVNQRYSGREQQVQAGGPPSRSEEPRAREDRHAERDREKSREKGRDKEREREKSRELSHDRHRDRDHREDRHHRDRDRDNRDRDRDRERERDRGHDRDRVRDRDRDRGRERGRDYERDRHRDRDRERDRGREREGERELEVEDHDRDQGRSRDREPTYDQVESKHERGDRHSERERDYDRTEPEDDHGWYEQPEHEHKHPDKDHDTEHYEHRRSRGQYDHLDVPDDPDRYDQYPDRMEEDDYHYERATSEPREREKTRDVEREYRRAERSLSREYEY, from the exons ATGGGAGACTACAACGAGGCGCTCATGCGCAACCAGCAAAACGCCGCCGTTCAGGCCCGCACCAAAGTCCAGAACCGAGCCAGCGTCCAACAGCTCAAACTA ATTGGGCAGAGCCATCCCACTGGTCTAACATCCAACCTGTTGAAGCTTTTTGAGCCTCGACCGCCTTTGGAGTTTAAACCGCCTCCAGAGAAGAGAAAATGCCCGTCATTAACAG GGATGGCGCAATTTGTGAGTAGGTTTGCCGAGCCTGGAGATCCTGAATATGCTCCGCCTGTCCAAGAGGCTGAAACTCCT GTACAAAGAAGGGCTAGAGTACACACGTTAAGACTAGAGAAGGGTGCAGCAAAGGCTGCTGAGGAGCTACAGAAAT ATAATCCAAATGAAGACCCAAATATTTCTGGAGACCCATACAAGACATTGTTCGTGGCTAGACTT AGTTATGAGACAACTGAGAGCAGACTCAAAAGGGAGCTTGAGTCTTATGGACCAATCAAGCGG GTTCGATTGATTACTGATAAAGAGACCAATAAGCCTAGAGGCTATGCTTTCATCGAGTACGTGCACACACGGGACATGAAAG CTGCATATAAACAAGCTGATGGGAGGAAGATTGATGGTAGAAGAGTGCTTGTGGATGTTGAACGTGGTAGAACTGTCCCAAATTGGCGTCCTCGCCGACTTGGTGGCGGGCTAGGAACCACCAGAGTTGGAGGTGAAGATGTTAATCAGAGATATTCAGGGAG GGAGCAGCAAGTGCAGGCAGGAGGACCACCATCTCGCTCTGAGGAGCCAAGGGCACGAGAGGATCGGCATGCAGAGCG GGATAGGGAAAAATCTCGTGAAAAGGGAAGGGATAAAGAGAGGGAAAGGGAGAAATCCCGTGAACTCTCCCATGACAGACATCGGGATCGCGATCATAGGGAGGATAGGCACCACAGAGATCGCGATAGGGATAATAGGGACAGGGACCGGGATAGGGAAAGGGAAAGAGATCGGGGTCATGATCGTGACCGAGTACGCGACCGTGATAGAGACCGAGGTCGGGAGCGTGGTCGCGACTATGAGCGTGATCGACACAGAGACCGTGATCGAGAACGTGATCGTGGTCGAGAAAGGGAGGGTGAGAGAGAATTGGAAGTTGAAGACCATGACCGTGACCAGGGGCGGTCCCGTGATAGGGAGCCTACTTATGATCAAGTTGAATCAAAACATGAGAGGGGGGACAGACATAGCGAAAGGGAGCGGGACTATGATCGCACTGAACCCGAGGATGATCATGGGTGGTATGAACAGCCCGAGCATGAGCATAAGCATCCAGATAAAGACCATGACACTGAGCACTATGAGCATCGTCGAAGTAGGGGACAGTATGATCATCTGGATGTCCCTGATGACCCTGACCGCTACGATCAATATCCTGATCGAATGGAGGAGGATGATTACCATTATGAGCGTGCAACATCTGAGCCACGTGAAAGGGAGAAAACTCGAGATGTGGAGCGTGAATATCGACGCGCAGAGAGATCACTTTCTCGGGAGTACGAGTACTGA
- the LOC133864365 gene encoding proline-rich receptor-like protein kinase PERK4, with protein MSSPSVNASSPDSPPSPNAPPPSDSSSSPTPSSSPSPPSKSPPPPPSQSPPSTPPPQASPPSPSRGNSSSSPPPPPSSNNGSPPPPPKNGSASPPSNHVSPPPPPHSSSSRSPPPPPHKVSPPPPSTGSDSSTSSSSDSNNNALIIGVTVGVGLFLLATIIICSICFGRKKRKRGPMQMHYYGDPSQKGSEYYKSSSHWQHGSQGPDHVVRLPAPPGAAGSPGAGSWGPPPPGPMMSSSGEMSSGFSGPYKPPLPPPSPNMALGFNKSTFSYEELAAATGGFSQANLLGQGGFGYVHKGVLPNGKEVAVKSLKTGSGQGEREFQAEVEIISRVHHRHLVSLVGYCIAGVQRMLVYEFVPNKTLEYHLHGKGIPVMDWSTRLRIATGSAKGLAYLHEDCHPRIIHRDIKAANILIDFNFEAMVADFGLAKLSSDNYTHVSTRVMGTFGYLAPEYASSGKLTDKSDVFSYGVMLLELITGRRPVDPSGAMEDSLADWARPVLASALEEGKYDELVDPRLEGNYNPHEMASMVASAAASIRHSARKRPRMSQIVRALEGDVSLDDLNEGTKPGQSSVYGSNGSSDYDNNAYNADMKKFRKMALSSQEYVSNEYGTSSNESREMGNN; from the exons ATGTCTTCGCCTTCTGTGAATGCTTCGTCGCCGGACTCTCCACCTTCACCAAACGCTCCTCCACCGTCAGACTCATCATCTTCACCAACTCCATCATCATCGCCATCACCACCCTCAAAGTCACCGCCACCGCCACCCTCACAGTCACCGCCATCTACCCCACCACCCCAGGCCTCTCCACCATCTCCGTCAAGAGGTAATTCATCATCTTCACCACCGCCACCACCCTCTTCCAATAATGGCTCTCCTCCGCCACCCCCAAAAAACGGTTCAGCTTCCCCACCATCCAATCACGTGTCGCCACCTCCACCCCCCCATTCTTCCTCCAGTAGATCACCTCCGCCCCCTCCACACAAAGTCTCACCCCCACCCCCATCGACGGGTTCTGATAGCTCAACGTCTAGTTCATCGGACTCTAATAACAACGCGCTGATAATAGGAGTTACAGTTGGGGTAGGGTTGTTTCTACTTGCTACGATCATCATTTGTTCAATCTGCTTtgggaggaagaagagaaagcGTGGCCCTATGCAGATGCATTACTATGGAGATCCTTCACAAAAAG GAAGTGAATACTACAAAAGTTCATCTCACTGGCAACATGGCTCCCAAGGACCGGACCATGTTGTCAGGCTACCCGCACCGCCAGGCGCGGCGGGATCACCTGGTGCCGGATCCTGGGGTCCGCCTCCTCCAGGTCCCATGATGTCAAGTAGCGGTGAAATGAGCTCCGGTTTCTCAGGCCCATACAAACCCCCCTTGCCACCTCCCTCTCCAAATATGGCTCTTGGATTCAACAAGAGCACTTTCAGTTATGAGGAGCTAGCGGCTGCAACAGGCGGGTTTTCCCAGGCCAATTTGTTGGGTCAGGGCGGGTTTGGTTATGTTCACAAGGGAGTGTTGCCTAATGGAAAGGAAGTTGCAGTTAAGAGCCTGAAGACGGGCAGCGGGcaaggagagagagaattcCAGGCTGAGGTTGAAATCATTAGCCGTGTTCATCATCGACACCTTGTGTCACTCGTTGGATATTGTATTGCTGGTGTGCAGAGGATGTTGGTTTACGAATTCGTTCCCAATAAGACCTTGGAATATCACCTCCATG GAAAGGGTATTCCAGTCATGGATTGGTCAACTAGGCTTCGTATTGCTACAGGATCTGCCAAAGGCCTTGCATACCTTCATGAAGATT GCCACCCTCGGATCATCCATCGTGATATCAAGGCAGCTAACATCCTCATTGACTTCAACTTTGAAGCCATG GTGGCTGATTTTGGATTGGCCAAGTTGTCTTCTGACAATTACACTCATGTCTCTACTCGTGTCATGGGAACATTCGG GTATTTGGCTCCAGAGTATGCATCGAGTGGCAAGTTGACAGATAAATCTGATGTTTTCTCGTATGGTGTCATGCTCTTGGAATTAATAACTGGGCGGCGACCTGTGGATCCTTCAGGTGCAATGGAAGATAGCTTAGCAGATTGG GCTCGACCAGTTCTAGCAAGTGCTTTGGAGGAAGGCAAATATGATGAGCTGGTTGATCCACGCTTGGAGGGCAATTACAACCCTCATGAGATGGCAAGCATGGTAGCTAGCGCTGCTGCCAGCATTCGCCATTCTGCTAGAAAGCGCCCCAGGATGAGCCAG ATTGTACGTGCATTGGAGGGAGACGTGTCGCTGGACGACTTGAACGAGGGGACGAAGCCTGGCCAGAGCTCCGTTTACGGCTCCAATGGGAGCTCAGACTACGATAACAATGCATATAATGCCGACATGAAGAAATTCAGAAAGATGGCTCTGTCGAGCCAGGAATATGTGAGCAACGAGTACGGCACATCCAGTAATGAGTCCCGCGAGATGGGCAATAACTGA